A single region of the Myxococcales bacterium genome encodes:
- a CDS encoding transglycosylase SLT domain-containing protein, protein MRFLIWIGCWSAGCLCLVGHVAAYPSQAPLCAIAPEAPIKLPGGAALLMCTAIPGSQEGPTSASFDARLDAAERALSAARAYEQQHEYNLARLELGVLEWTLPEIKDRFALERAELLLKEGMPEEACRAFALALKSPETTIVAKSRVGEVRCLLLGKDKHAALALDKLLKHYPNLPEALYLKFELGLAKEHWNDLRGALNEYRAIDLMHPGSPPAERARQRIAALQSQGQVVRNYSIVQRMARASRLVDSGPFELAREEIGQLLSASLSRRAELDLLELAVRLARRDGGSNESHALLVRAQAALGSASAPSSSRTLTKPAPDPKAEALARIERILRRRSYARLSLLQLKGVMTIAAQAALKTPAEDVLNAILKSRHRVLPGFRFDVAMLAAGVVGDDLLIEALSPLLTDGTYGIGARYHYARALERLGKLEEAQAAFRDLVQTDKGTLPYYRMWSKLRLGQLQEGTSRSGAHTSIRSQTAPWLSNASFYVPPPPRKETSPTLKQLGPGLRDIAGVYSDAYPWLKRAWILVALGQYSEASDELHETYLAWRAATGRTTPRAGLASVYKGRAIRMPLPSPKVRHQRRELSLRERQKIANVCVALGDFGTAIGLAGWQSLAGLPRPHQEAVRAIAKEQGLDPNLLLAVMRVESVYQKRIVSYAGAMGLMQIMPRTGALIAQKMGQEDFVSTDLLDPNTNIRFAAWYLASLLRRFDGVLPLAIAAYNGGPHNVRKWLALYPDSMPLDVFLEHIPFEQTHRYVRRVLTHYAQYRAEQGLPMVTLVTALPKMQMDNVAF, encoded by the coding sequence GTGCGTTTTCTCATCTGGATCGGATGCTGGTCCGCAGGCTGCCTATGCCTTGTGGGGCACGTAGCTGCCTACCCTTCCCAAGCGCCTCTTTGCGCGATAGCGCCCGAAGCGCCCATTAAGCTGCCGGGAGGCGCGGCTCTGTTGATGTGCACGGCCATCCCCGGCAGCCAAGAAGGACCGACGAGCGCTAGCTTTGATGCGCGACTTGATGCGGCAGAGAGAGCCTTGAGCGCTGCCAGGGCTTATGAGCAGCAACATGAGTATAACCTGGCGCGGCTTGAGCTTGGCGTTTTGGAGTGGACGCTGCCCGAGATCAAGGATCGTTTTGCACTTGAGCGCGCGGAGCTGCTCTTGAAGGAAGGCATGCCAGAGGAGGCGTGCCGAGCATTTGCGCTTGCCCTCAAGAGCCCTGAAACGACGATCGTGGCCAAGAGCCGGGTGGGCGAAGTCCGCTGCTTGTTGTTGGGTAAAGACAAGCATGCAGCGTTGGCTCTCGACAAACTACTTAAGCATTATCCCAATCTTCCCGAAGCTTTATACTTAAAGTTCGAGCTTGGACTTGCCAAAGAGCATTGGAACGACCTCAGAGGCGCGCTCAATGAATATCGCGCGATTGATTTGATGCATCCAGGAAGCCCCCCTGCCGAGCGGGCCCGGCAGCGGATAGCCGCACTCCAATCTCAAGGTCAGGTGGTGCGCAACTACAGCATCGTTCAAAGGATGGCCCGCGCATCTCGGCTTGTGGACAGCGGTCCCTTTGAGCTTGCCCGAGAAGAGATCGGTCAACTCCTCAGCGCATCTCTCAGCCGCCGCGCAGAGCTCGATCTACTCGAACTTGCAGTCCGATTGGCACGCCGGGATGGCGGGAGCAACGAATCGCACGCGCTTTTAGTTCGCGCGCAAGCGGCTTTAGGTTCCGCTTCAGCCCCATCGAGCTCCCGCACCCTCACCAAGCCAGCGCCAGATCCGAAGGCCGAGGCGCTCGCACGTATCGAGCGCATATTACGACGCCGCAGCTATGCGCGCCTCAGTCTCCTACAGCTCAAAGGTGTGATGACTATCGCCGCGCAGGCGGCACTAAAGACCCCTGCGGAAGACGTCCTTAACGCCATCTTGAAGAGCCGCCACCGAGTACTTCCTGGATTTCGTTTCGATGTGGCCATGCTCGCTGCGGGTGTTGTTGGCGATGATCTCCTCATCGAAGCGCTCAGCCCACTTTTGACTGATGGCACATACGGCATTGGCGCCCGCTATCACTACGCCCGCGCCCTTGAACGGCTCGGCAAGTTAGAGGAAGCGCAAGCCGCGTTTAGAGACCTTGTGCAAACGGACAAGGGCACGTTGCCCTACTACCGCATGTGGTCGAAGCTCCGCCTTGGCCAACTTCAGGAGGGGACGTCTCGCTCGGGCGCGCATACATCGATCCGCTCCCAAACCGCCCCATGGCTAAGCAACGCCTCTTTCTACGTACCGCCGCCTCCGCGAAAAGAGACCTCCCCCACTCTCAAACAGCTAGGGCCTGGATTACGCGATATTGCCGGCGTATACAGCGATGCCTATCCCTGGCTCAAGCGTGCCTGGATCCTTGTCGCACTTGGCCAATACAGTGAGGCCAGCGACGAATTGCATGAAACCTATCTTGCCTGGCGCGCGGCCACGGGACGCACGACGCCTCGCGCTGGACTGGCATCGGTTTACAAAGGGCGCGCGATCCGGATGCCCTTGCCGAGCCCCAAGGTGCGCCATCAACGTCGAGAGCTCAGTCTCCGAGAGCGCCAGAAAATCGCAAACGTATGTGTCGCGCTGGGTGACTTCGGCACTGCAATCGGCTTGGCAGGCTGGCAGAGCCTTGCGGGATTGCCGAGGCCCCATCAGGAAGCCGTTCGTGCTATCGCCAAGGAGCAAGGCCTCGACCCTAACTTGTTGCTTGCCGTCATGCGTGTTGAAAGTGTGTACCAAAAGCGCATCGTTTCCTATGCAGGCGCCATGGGCTTGATGCAAATCATGCCGCGCACTGGTGCTCTCATCGCACAGAAGATGGGCCAAGAAGACTTCGTCAGCACCGATTTGCTCGATCCGAATACCAATATCCGATTTGCGGCGTGGTACTTGGCTTCGTTATTACGGCGGTTTGACGGCGTGCTCCCATTAGCCATTGCTGCCTACAATGGCGGGCCCCACAATGTGCGCAAATGGCTGGCGCTTTATCCGGATTCCATGCCGCTCGACGTGTTCTTGGAGCATATCCCTTTCGAGCAGACCCATCGCTATGTTCGGCGTGTGCTCACCCACTATGCGCAGTACCGAGCCGAGCAAGGGCTGCCCATGGTGACTCTGGTTACAGCGTTGCCAAAAATGCAAATGGACAACGTGGCATTTTAG
- the purS gene encoding phosphoribosylformylglycinamidine synthase subunit PurS — translation MKAHIIVSLKPDVLDPQGDAVRRALESLGFRDARSVRIGKFIEIEIDGTDTTDIQARLASMSNKLLCNPVIENFRVEIPKPGK, via the coding sequence ATGAAAGCTCACATTATTGTATCCCTGAAGCCGGACGTATTGGACCCCCAGGGCGATGCAGTCAGAAGAGCGCTTGAGAGCCTCGGGTTTCGGGACGCTCGCTCCGTCCGCATAGGGAAATTCATCGAGATTGAAATAGATGGGACGGATACGACGGATATACAAGCCAGACTCGCCAGCATGTCAAACAAACTTCTTTGTAATCCAGTGATTGAGAATTTTCGTGTTGAGATTCCCAAGCCCGGCAAATAG
- the proS gene encoding proline--tRNA ligase yields MRYSSAFIPTLKESPKDAQTPSHILLLRGGYIRMVGAGIYELLPLGLRVLERISRLVRDAMNNAGAQELLLPGLVPASYYQESGRYEGFGDILLRFPDRTGAPYVLAPTHEEVITDLARRELRSYKQLPVILYQIQTKYRDEPRPRAGLLRGREFLMKDAYSFDPDHASAEKSYASMRSAYHEIFTRMGLDFRVVTADSGSMGGSGSAEFQVLAATGEDAIVACKSCDYAANTEVTEAQKLKANDPCPTCGAPLAAYRGIEVGHIFMLGTHYSEKMGALFLDELGKHRPLVMGCYGIGISRLMAAAVEQHHDEHGIIWPLSLAPYEVIICRLGTEPAVREASETLYAALKTEGITVLLDDRDERPGVKFKDADLLGIPLRVTVGARALADGAVELKARGAKEASRIPVADVHRDLRAALGRAL; encoded by the coding sequence ATGCGTTACTCATCTGCATTCATTCCGACACTTAAAGAGTCTCCTAAGGACGCGCAAACGCCCTCACATATTTTGTTGCTGCGTGGAGGTTATATCCGCATGGTGGGCGCCGGCATTTACGAGCTTCTGCCATTGGGACTGCGGGTACTTGAACGTATCAGCCGCCTGGTACGCGACGCAATGAACAACGCAGGTGCCCAAGAGCTTCTCTTACCGGGGTTGGTGCCGGCAAGTTATTATCAGGAGTCCGGCCGCTACGAGGGGTTTGGCGACATCCTTCTTCGCTTTCCTGACCGGACCGGTGCTCCTTACGTGCTAGCGCCCACCCACGAAGAAGTGATCACGGATTTGGCTCGGCGTGAGCTCCGTAGCTACAAACAGCTTCCGGTTATCCTCTACCAAATTCAGACCAAGTATCGCGACGAACCACGGCCGCGTGCAGGACTGTTACGCGGACGCGAGTTTCTCATGAAAGATGCGTATTCATTTGATCCTGATCACGCGAGTGCAGAGAAAAGCTACGCAAGCATGCGCTCAGCCTATCATGAGATCTTCACCCGCATGGGCCTCGACTTCCGCGTGGTCACCGCGGACAGCGGCAGTATGGGTGGCTCGGGAAGCGCGGAGTTTCAAGTGCTCGCTGCCACGGGCGAAGATGCGATCGTAGCGTGTAAGTCCTGCGACTATGCTGCAAACACCGAAGTCACCGAAGCGCAGAAGCTCAAGGCCAACGACCCGTGCCCCACCTGCGGCGCTCCACTTGCCGCGTATCGCGGCATCGAGGTCGGGCATATTTTCATGCTAGGTACGCATTATAGCGAAAAGATGGGCGCTCTCTTCCTCGATGAACTTGGCAAGCACAGACCTCTGGTCATGGGTTGCTACGGCATCGGCATCTCTCGTCTGATGGCGGCCGCGGTCGAGCAGCATCACGATGAACACGGCATCATCTGGCCGCTCAGCCTTGCACCCTACGAAGTCATCATCTGTCGACTAGGAACTGAGCCGGCGGTGCGTGAGGCTTCGGAAACTTTGTATGCCGCACTCAAAACTGAGGGCATCACCGTGCTGCTCGATGACCGGGACGAGAGACCCGGGGTGAAATTTAAAGACGCCGACTTACTGGGCATCCCACTCAGGGTGACCGTCGGCGCACGGGCGCTAGCAGATGGCGCCGTGGAACTCAAGGCGAGAGGCGCCAAAGAGGCATCGCGCATCCCAGTGGCCGATGTGCATAGGGATCTCCGCGCCGCGCTGGGACGGGCCCTCTAA